A genomic region of Alicyclobacillus sp. SO9 contains the following coding sequences:
- a CDS encoding sugar phosphate isomerase/epimerase, whose translation MSIKFGCQGSTWMLDYDVEADMMDKMMNDVQNGGFQGLDVQVSLLGRYHDEPERLRYELETRDLQLAALTLPTAFEGGHESETERKRTDYYIDYLKHFPGAILNVPSRVGPSRDDLSRRQSEIINGANELGKRAYDKGIIASIHPISYKTSYWRTADDYKILLEGLDSRYMGYTPDVGHITFGDMDAAEIFKEYFQLIRHVHFKDASISHEWRKMGEGDIDFEGCVEVLVNRGYGGWIMVEEETPEAQLKTTETIAELGKYVEQNLVPIVRGNA comes from the coding sequence ATTATGACGTTGAAGCCGACATGATGGATAAAATGATGAATGACGTTCAAAATGGTGGATTTCAAGGGCTTGATGTGCAGGTGAGTCTCTTAGGAAGATACCACGATGAGCCTGAGCGTTTAAGGTATGAATTAGAGACTAGGGACTTGCAGCTAGCTGCCTTGACGTTACCGACGGCCTTTGAGGGGGGGCATGAGTCAGAGACGGAACGAAAGAGAACGGACTACTACATTGATTATTTAAAGCATTTTCCGGGCGCCATTTTGAATGTGCCATCACGAGTGGGGCCAAGCCGGGATGACCTGTCGCGAAGACAAAGCGAAATTATTAATGGTGCAAACGAATTGGGAAAGCGTGCCTATGACAAAGGAATTATTGCCTCAATTCATCCCATTTCTTATAAAACCTCTTATTGGAGGACGGCTGACGACTATAAAATACTGCTTGAAGGTCTAGATTCGAGATATATGGGGTACACACCGGATGTCGGCCACATCACTTTTGGAGATATGGACGCGGCTGAGATATTTAAGGAATACTTTCAGTTGATACGACATGTTCATTTTAAAGACGCTTCAATCAGTCATGAGTGGAGAAAGATGGGCGAAGGCGATATCGACTTTGAAGGATGCGTCGAGGTCTTGGTAAATCGAGGGTACGGCGGTTGGATTATGGTGGAAGAGGAAACGCCTGAGGCACAGTTGAAGACGACCGAAACAATCGCTGAGCTCGGAAAATATGTAGAGCAGAATCTCGTTCCTATTGTGCGAGGAAATGCCTGA
- the dhaK gene encoding dihydroxyacetone kinase subunit DhaK: MKKLINNPEYVVDEMIDGYVAAHQSYIRRLESNKRSLVTNKATREGKVGIVIGGGSGHEPAFMGYVGSGMADAVAVGNIFASPPPAPIVEATKAINKGAGVLYLYGNYAGDVMNFGMAAELSEMESIDVEMVLTSDDVASAAKEEKEKRRGIAGEFFVFKMAGAAADKGFKLADVANIARKTNENTRSMGVGLTPCSLPQTGQPSFELDDDEMEIGLGHHGEPGVRKSQLESADNTADILLAAILEDMPLSTGSDVAVLVNGLGSTPLMELYIVFRRVQEVLQEKGINIYRSYVGEYITSLEMGGCSVTVTKLDDELKELLDHPVDCPMFVQK; this comes from the coding sequence GTGAAAAAACTGATTAACAACCCTGAATACGTAGTTGATGAAATGATTGACGGATATGTGGCCGCACATCAAAGCTACATAAGGAGACTGGAGTCCAACAAGCGCTCGCTAGTGACAAATAAGGCAACTCGTGAAGGCAAAGTCGGTATCGTCATCGGGGGTGGATCTGGACACGAACCTGCTTTCATGGGCTACGTTGGAAGTGGCATGGCAGATGCGGTCGCTGTCGGCAACATCTTTGCATCTCCGCCTCCTGCGCCAATTGTAGAGGCAACAAAGGCAATTAATAAGGGGGCTGGGGTACTGTACCTTTACGGCAACTATGCCGGGGACGTGATGAACTTCGGTATGGCTGCAGAGTTATCCGAGATGGAGTCCATTGACGTGGAGATGGTACTTACATCAGATGATGTCGCATCAGCGGCTAAAGAAGAGAAAGAGAAACGCCGTGGTATTGCTGGGGAGTTCTTTGTATTCAAAATGGCCGGAGCGGCAGCAGACAAGGGTTTCAAGTTAGCAGACGTAGCTAATATAGCTCGTAAAACCAACGAGAATACACGGTCCATGGGTGTTGGACTGACACCGTGTTCATTACCACAGACAGGGCAACCCAGTTTTGAACTGGACGATGATGAAATGGAGATTGGGTTGGGACACCATGGGGAACCAGGGGTCAGGAAGTCTCAACTTGAATCAGCAGATAATACCGCAGATATACTTTTAGCTGCGATTCTCGAAGATATGCCTTTGAGCACGGGGAGTGATGTAGCTGTCTTGGTAAACGGATTGGGCTCGACGCCGCTTATGGAACTGTACATTGTTTTCAGACGTGTACAGGAAGTCTTGCAAGAAAAAGGAATCAATATTTATCGTTCTTATGTTGGTGAATACATTACATCGCTTGAAATGGGTGGTTGCTCTGTCACCGTTACAAAACTCGACGATGAATTAAAAGAACTACTTGACCATCCAGTGGATTGCCCCATGTTTGTGCAAAAGTAA
- the dhaL gene encoding dihydroxyacetone kinase subunit DhaL, whose product MKFTAQQLISYFKDVGRVIEEKKDYLSELDRKLGDGDHGVTMSIGWHAVNETLDSELTNERDCGKISSAVGMTFLNAVGSSVGPLYATGFLRAAKVVSQKSELNDSELSQYWISFINGVKERGQSKVGDKTMIDTLQPALEVLESKSGDFPSVFAEAVQAAERGMKATVNLVSKVGRSSRLGERSKGIQDPGATSAYLLVATFLQTVAQ is encoded by the coding sequence GTGAAGTTCACAGCTCAACAACTTATTTCATATTTCAAGGATGTTGGCAGGGTGATTGAAGAGAAGAAAGACTATCTTTCTGAATTAGATCGTAAATTAGGTGATGGCGATCACGGGGTAACTATGTCAATTGGGTGGCATGCAGTCAATGAGACGTTGGATAGCGAGTTGACGAACGAGCGTGATTGCGGAAAAATCAGTTCTGCAGTCGGAATGACCTTTTTGAATGCCGTTGGTTCTTCAGTAGGTCCGTTGTATGCTACTGGATTTTTGAGAGCAGCCAAGGTGGTTTCGCAGAAATCGGAGCTCAATGACAGTGAACTCTCACAGTATTGGATTTCGTTTATTAACGGAGTGAAAGAAAGGGGTCAGTCTAAAGTTGGGGACAAAACGATGATAGACACCCTACAACCTGCGTTGGAAGTTCTTGAATCGAAGTCCGGTGACTTTCCCAGTGTATTTGCGGAAGCGGTTCAAGCAGCCGAGCGGGGCATGAAAGCTACCGTTAATCTTGTGTCTAAAGTTGGCCGTTCAAGCCGCTTGGGAGAGAGATCGAAAGGGATTCAAGACCCTGGTGCCACTTCTGCCTACTTGCTCGTAGCCACTTTTCTCCAGACTGTCGCTCAGTAA
- the rpiB gene encoding ribose 5-phosphate isomerase B, whose product MNIAIGCDEAGLALKATIKDHLSSSGHECVDYGCFENEVVDYPDVAYKVAKEVQAEKFERAILICGTGLGVAITANKVKGVRAAVCHDTYSAERARKSNNAQILTFGARVIGPELAKTIVDAWMESEFQGGNSTRKVEKIGTYEETEFDS is encoded by the coding sequence GTGAACATAGCAATAGGTTGTGACGAGGCGGGACTTGCACTTAAGGCCACCATCAAGGACCATCTCTCAAGTTCAGGACATGAATGTGTAGACTACGGGTGCTTTGAAAATGAAGTCGTGGACTATCCCGATGTTGCTTATAAGGTAGCGAAAGAAGTCCAAGCTGAGAAGTTTGAACGAGCAATACTCATCTGTGGCACAGGACTAGGCGTTGCCATCACGGCCAACAAGGTCAAAGGCGTGCGAGCAGCGGTCTGCCATGATACGTACTCAGCAGAACGCGCCAGAAAAAGTAACAATGCACAGATTCTCACCTTCGGGGCGAGAGTCATTGGGCCAGAATTGGCCAAAACCATTGTCGATGCTTGGATGGAAAGTGAATTTCAAGGCGGGAACTCCACGCGCAAAGTCGAAAAAATTGGAACCTACGAAGAAACCGAATTTGATTCCTGA